From the genome of Triticum aestivum cultivar Chinese Spring chromosome 3B, IWGSC CS RefSeq v2.1, whole genome shotgun sequence, one region includes:
- the LOC123065710 gene encoding protein DETOXIFICATION 33 has product MVAPAAEAEAEAGRKTLPDECKTLWQIAGPVILTGVFQFLIGFVTVAFVGHIGKVELAAVSIVIGVIEGLGFGLLLGMGSALETLCGQAVGAGQLHTLGVYMQRSWIICLATAVALLPVYMFTDPILRLLRQSPEISAVAGRYARWCVPQLFAYAVNFPMQKFYQAQSRVWVMTLISGGAVGVHALLNWVVVARLGRGLLGAAMIGNASWWLINAAQFVYVVGGSFPEAWTGFSRKAFASLGGFVRLSLASAVMLCLEMWYYTAVIILVGCLKNPEIQVGAVSICMNYNIWTLMVSVGFNAAVSVRVANELGAKHPKAAKFSVVVAVTTSAAVGLVFTLVTLVARKQLPRLFTDDELVVKEAANLGYLLGATIGLNSIQPVLSGVAIGAGWQSLVAWVNIGCYYLIGLPLAAVFGFKLKLNATGIWVGMLTGTVLQTVILFVILFRTKWQKEAMLAEERVRNWGGNVELPTVQEAR; this is encoded by the exons ATGGTggcaccggcggcggaggcggaggcggaggccggcCGCAAGACCTTGCCGGATGAGTGCAAGACCCTGTGGCAGATCGCTGGGCCGGTGATCCTTACCGGCGTCTTCCAGTTCCTCATCGGCTTCGTCACCGTCGCCTTCGTCGGCCACATCGGCAAGGTCGAGCTCGCCGCCGTCTCCATTGTCATCGGCGTCATCGAAGGCCTCGGCTTCGGGCTCCTT CTCGGCATGGGGAGCGCCCTGGAGACGCTGTGCGggcaggcggtgggggccgggCAGCTCCACACTCTGGGCGTCTACATGCAGCGGTCGTGGATCATCTGCCTCGCCACGGCCGTCGCCCTGCTCCCGGTCTACATGTTCACGGACCCCATCCTCCGCCTGCTCCGGCAGTCCCCGGAGATCTCCGCCGTGGCGGGGCGGTACGCGCGCTGGTGCGTGCCGCAGCTCTTCGCCTACGCCGTCAACTTCCCCATGCAGAAGTTCTACCAGGCGCAGAGCCGGGTGTGGGTCATGACGCTCATCTCCGGCGGCGCCGTCGGCGTGCACGCGCTGCTCAACTGGGTCGTCGTGGCCAGGCTCGGCCGCGGCCTCCTGGGCGCGGCCATGATCGGGAACGCCTCCTGGTGGCTCATCAACGCGGCGCAGTTCGTGTACGTCGTCGGCGGGTCCTTCCCGGAGGCGTGGACGGGGTTCTCGCGCAAGGCCTTCGCCAGCCTCGGCGGCTTCGTCAGGCTCTCCCTCGCGTCCGCGGTCATGCTCTG CTTAGAGATGTGGTACTACACGGCAGTAATCATTCTGGTGGGTTGCTTGAAGAACCCAGAGATTCAAGTCGGGGCCGTTTCCATATG CATGAACTACAACATCTGGACACTGATGGTATCCGTCGGTTTCAATGCCGCAGTGAG TGTTCGCGTGGCCAACGAACTTGGCGCCAAGCACCCGAAGGCAGCCAAGTTCTCGGTCGTCGTGGCGGTGACCACGTCGGCCGCCGTCGGGCTCGTCTTCACGCTCGTCACCCTCGTGGCCAGGAAGCAGCTGCCGAGGCTTTTCACCGACGACGAGCTAGTGGTCAAGGAGGCCGCAAACCTGGGGTACCTTCTGGGTGCCACCATAGGCCTCAACAGCATCCAGCCGGTGCTATCAG GGGTGGCCATTGGAGCTGGGTGGCAGTCCTTGGTCGCCTGGGTCAACATCGGCTGCTACTATCTCATCGGCCTGCCCCTTGCAGCTGTCTTCGGCTTCAAGCTGAAGCTTAACGCAACA GGGATTTGGGTGGGGATGCTGACCGGCACGGTTCTGCAGACCGTCATCCTGTTTGTGATCCTCTTCAGAACCAAATGGCAAAAAGAG GCTATGCTGGCAGAGGAGCGGGTGCGGAACTGGGGAGGAAACGTCGAGCTGCCGACCGTCCAAGAAGCAAGATGA